Proteins from a genomic interval of Cucumis melo cultivar AY chromosome 7, USDA_Cmelo_AY_1.0, whole genome shotgun sequence:
- the LOC103493226 gene encoding expansin-A22-like: protein MGSRHIHSIDTTWYDAHATFYGDMSGSDTMQGACGYGNLFEQGYGLATAALSTALFNNGGTCGACFEIMCVNDEHKWCIPNAGTIKITATNFCPPNYTKTVDVWCNPPQRHFDLSLYMFIKIAPYRAGVIPVRYRRMRCEKQGGLRFELKGNPYWLLVLIYNVGGAGDVVDVKIKGSSTRWLQMSRNWGQNWQVGTYLVGQGLSFRVTTSDRKIIKFDDVVPSYWQFGQNFEGNSNF from the exons ATGGGCTCTAGGCACATTCACTCCATTGATACCACATGGTATGATGCTCATGCCACCTTCTATGGCGACATGTCCGGTTCCGACACTATGC AGGGAGCATGTGGGTATGGAAATCTATTCGAGCAAGGTTATGGGCTAGCAACAGCAGCATTAAGTACCGCATTGTTCAACAACGGTGGAACTTGCGGAGCATGCTTTGAGATAATGTGTGTGAACGATGAACACAAGTGGTGTATACCAAATGCAGGGACAATCAAAATAACGGCTACAAACTTTTGCCCACCAAACTACACAAAAACAGTTGACGTTTGGTGCAACCCGCCCCAACGTCATTTTGACCTATCTCTTTACATGTTCATCAAAATAGCTCCTTATAGGGCGGGGGTCATCCCAGTCCGCTACCGTAGAATGCGCTGCGAGAAACAAGGCGGTCTACGATTTGAGCTCAAAGGAAACCCCTATTGGCTTCTTGTTTTGATCTACAACGTTGGTGGTGCAGGTGATGTTGTTGATGTTAAGATTAAAGGCTCCTCTACAAGATGGCTTCAGATGTCAAGGAATTGGGGACAAAATTGGCAGGTTGGTACCTATCTTGTGGGGCAAGGTTTGTCCTTTAGAGTCACTACTAGTGATAGAAAGATCATTAAGTTTGATGATGTTGTGCCAAGCTATTGGCAATTTGGACAAAACTTTGAAGGAAACTCTAATTTCTAG